In Penaeus monodon isolate SGIC_2016 unplaced genomic scaffold, NSTDA_Pmon_1 PmonScaffold_209, whole genome shotgun sequence, the following proteins share a genomic window:
- the LOC119570021 gene encoding uncharacterized protein LOC119570021: MGRRGQMQRAIASQKENSRAPFLPKRLSKEKPQGKGFCCVPTKTTTTTTTTTTTATTSTTKKSTGLTTTSTTVVTTTTTPAGNTTTPTGNTTTPAGNTTTPTGNTTTPAGNTTTPAGNTTTPAGNTTTPAGNTTTPVGNTTTPAGNTTTPAGNTTTPAGNTTTPAGNTNATNITALNAQLAILLDLQRSLVNVSNEIQASLDIVNNISATVNARRHRRNVGILEALISLLDQVVAATDRNDSALLLDLAQKINTQRSDLETLATNVRTNASLAAEIKSSVATTIQKIQTTIALLREKDNQIKLEVDILQHQISQLGGSTVAFSTANIPIVTTAMSTSTISSINTTTPTGNTTTPAGNTTTPTGNTLHLQEIPLHLQEIPLHLQEIPLHLQEIPLHQQEIPLHLQEIPLHLQEIPLHQQEIPLHLQEIPLHLQEIPLHLQETPLHLQEIPLHLQEILHLQEIPLHQQEIPLHLQEIPLHHHHHQGANADGGAWPHPPFASSHEDPSRRVSRQAHGPSHRGVEVGVASPCANYESPDCRPLFCVCPPLGRPGCAPKRKCDNMQGKCKSKCGLKERQLKGACEGDGCVCCYKRCKKRENTCDGFCVKTKKECKGGIFAEGACSRGGSCCTPQCQPRRKCKDGYCVLKKKNCAGTIVPNGCRKKPKGKCFCCVPRVQLAEFHLTETLEDLRRSLVRMAWTRNSSSGPAEEVKAISWLHTFALPPTLLRYRTSYLATREPGAFWITSWESYNRLYPSAFESLVRQAVSLYNTFNACWTDRAERTSQQSVVEQPGQYQGHRPRLCRRCCLSYLSLITGSGCWCISNEAKPLDPIGSMDQEPDPGL, from the exons CTAAGACCACGACCACAACCACTACCACAACTACCACCGCCACAACCTCCACGACTAAAAAATCCACTGGATTAACTACTACGAGTACGACCGTCGTTACTACGACCACTACACCAGCAGGAAATACTACTACACCAACAGGAAATACCACTACACCTGCAGGAAATACCACTACACCAACAGGAAATACCACTACACCTGCAGGAAATACCACTACACCTGCAGGAAATACCACTACACCTGCAGGAAATACCACTACACCTGCAGGAAATACCACTACACCTGTAGGAAATACCACTACACCTGCAGGAAATACCACTACACCTGCAGGAAATACCACTACACCTGCAGGAAATACCACTACACCAGCAGGAAATACAAACGCCACTAACATCACTGCTTTGAATGCACAACTCGCAATTCTTCTTGACCTCCAGAGAAGTCTTGTTAATGTGTCAAATGAGATACAGGCGTCATTAGATATTGTTAACAATATCAGCGCAACAGTCAATGCCAGGAGACATCGGCGAAACGTTGGCATTCTCGAAGCCCTGATCTCACTGCTGGACCAAGTCGTAGCAGCCACAGATCGCAACGACTCGGCGTTACTGCTGGACCTCGCGCAGAAAATAAATACCCAGAGAAGTGACCTGGAGACGCTCGCCACTAATGTCCGGACAAACGCCAGCCTGGCCGCTGAAATAAAGAGCAGCGTTGCGACTACAATCCAGAAAATCCAGACAACAATAGCCTTGTTAAGGGAGAAGGATAACCAGATAAAGCTCGAGGTTGATATTCTGCAGCATCAGATTTCGCAGCTGGGAGGATCCACGGTCGCCTTCTCAACAGCCAACATTCCGATTGTGACAACAG CTATGAGCACGTCCACAATCTCTTCCATAAATACCACTACACCAACAGGAAATACCACTACACCTGCAGGAAATACCACTACACCTACAGGAAATACACTACACCTGCAGGAAATACCACTACACCTGCAGGAAATACCACTACACCTGCAGGAAATACCACTACACCTGCAGGAAATACCACTACACCAACAGGAAATACCACTACACCTGCAGGAAATACCACTACACCTGCAGGAAATACCACTACACCAGCAGGAAATACCACTACACCTGCAGGAAATACCACTACACCTGCAGGAAATACCACTACACCTGCAGGAAACTCCACTACACCTGCAGGAAATACCACTACACCTGCAGGAAATACTACACCTGCAGGAAATACCACTACACCAACAAGAAATACCACTACACCTGCAGGAAATAccactacatcatcatcatcatcaaggggctaacgccgacgggggcgcatggccgcatccacccttcgcttccagccacgaggatccctcgaggcgagtctccaggcaggcacacggcccatctc ATCGTGGCGTAGAAGTCGGAGTTGCAAGTCCCTGCGCAAACTATGAGAGTCCTGATTGTCGGCCGCTGTTCTGCGTCTGCCCTCCTCTTGGTCGTCCAG GGTGCGCACCAAAGCGGAAGTGCGATAACATGCAAGGGAAATGCAAATCGAAATGTGGTCTCAAGGAGCGACAACTGAAAGGCGCCTGCGAAGGGGACGGCTGCGTGTGCTGCTACAAACGTTGCAAGAAAAGGGAGAACACATGTGACGGTTTTTGTGTAAAGACCAAAAAGGAATGCAAGGGCGGCATATTCGCCGAAGGTGCCTGTAGTCGCGGGGGTTCTTGCTGTACGCCCCAATGCCAGCCGAGGCGCAAATGCAAAGATGGCTATTGCGTTCTCAAGAAGAAGAACTGCGCGGGCACCATTGTGCCAAACGGCTGTCGAAAGAAACCCAAGGGAAAGTGTTTCTGCTGCGTTCCAA gagTTCAAttggcagaatttcatctcactgagACCTTGGAGGACCTGCGCCGTTCCTTGGTGCGCATGGcttggacaaggaacagttcctcAGGACCTGCTGAGGAGgttaaggccatttcttggttacATACATTCGCCCTGCCTCCTACCCTACTGAG ATACAGGACTTCCTACTTAGCAACCAGAGAACCGGGAGCATTCTGGATTACCTCCTGGGAATcctacaatagactgtatcctagtgcGTTTGAGTCATT GGTTAGGCAAGCTGTGTCCTTGTACAACACTTTCAACGCCTGCTGGACTGATAGGGCAGAGCGTACCAGCCAACAGTCAGTGGTGGAGCAACctggacaatatcaaggtcaccgacctcgactttgccgacgatgttgcctaTCCTATCTTTCTCTGATCACTGGTAGCGGCTGTTggtgcattagcaatgaggcgaagcccttggaccCTATAGGCTCCATGGACCAAGAACCAGATCCAGGATTATAA